The nucleotide window GCTACCGGGCTGTGAGGACGCGACGCCGGAACTCGCCGGCGCCGTGCTCGAGGAGGCCGCAAAGTTCGCCACGGAAGTGCTTGCGCCGCTCAATAAGACCGGCGACGAGCAGGGCGCGCGCCTGAGCCGCGATGGCGTCATCGCGGCAGACGGCTTCGGGGCGGCCTATCAGCAATTCGTCGAAGGAGGCTGGAACGGGCTCAGTGGCGATCCTGACTACGGCGGCCAGGGTCTGCCGGAACTGCTGCATGCGGCAACCGTGGAGATGTGGAATTCCGCCAACATGTCGTTCGCCCTGTGCCCGCTGTTGACGGCGGGCGCCACCGAGGCATTGCGACTGCACGGCTCACAGGAACTCAAGGCCGGCTACTTGCCGAACCTCATTGGCGGCGAGTGGACCGGCACGATGAACCTGACCGAATCGCAAGCCGGTTCGGACCTTGCGGCCGTTCGTGCGAAAGCCGTTCCTGAGAGAGATCACTACCGCCTGTATGGCCAGAAGATCTTCATCACGTGGGGCGACCATGACATGACCGGCAACGTCATCCATCTCGTGCTGGCGCGCACGCCCGACGCGCCCGAAGGCGTGCGCGGCATTTCACTTTTTCTGGTGCCCAAGTTCCTCGTGAACGCCGACGGCTCGTTGGGACAACGCAACGATGTTCACTGTGTGTCTCTCGAACATAAGCTCGGCATTCACGCGAGTCCGACCTGCGTGATGAGTTTCGGCGATCAGGACGGCGCGATCGGCTATCTGGTCGGCCAGGAAAACAAGGGACTCGCGCATATGTTCACGATGATGAACGAGGCCCGCCAGAAGGTCGGCATTCAAGGACTCGCGATGGCCGAGCGCGCGTATCAACAGGCGCGTGAATACGCGAAAGAGCGGATTCAGGGCAAGCCGGCCGCAAGCAAGTCGAGCACTGCCGTGGCGATCATTCAGCATCCGGACGTGCGGCGCATGTTGCTGACCATGAAGGCTCAGGTGGAGGCGATGCGAGGGTTCGCCTACGTGATGGCGGCGAACGCGGACTACGCGCACCGGCATCCCGACGCGACGGAACGCAACCGCTATCAGACCCGTGTCGATCTGCTGATACCGGTGCTGAAGGGCTGGTGCACTGAAGTGGGTCAGGAGATCGCGTCGCTCGGCGTGCAGGTGCACGGCGGAATGGGCTTCATCGAAGAGACCGGCGCGTGCCAGTACCTGCGCGACGCCCGCATTTCAACGATCTACGAGGGCACGACGGGCATCCAGGCAGCGGACCTTGTGGGCCGCAAGCTTGCCATGGACCAGGGGGCGGCAATGGCTGAGCTGATTGCGCAGATGCGCCAGCTAACGGCTGAACTGGACCGAAGCGCGGATACGCGCCTTGTTCCGGTCGGAACCGCGGTGGCCGCCGGCGTGCAGGCGCTGGAGGAGGCCACCGCGTGGATGCTTCGAGCCCTGGCGAAAGACGTGGACGAAGCATTGGCCAGTTCGTTCGACTATCTGATGCTCACCGGCTATGTGTGCGGTGGATGGCAGATGGCGCGCGCCGCGCTGGCCGCGTCGAAAAAAAGCGCTGCGGGCGAAGATCCGGACTTCCACGAGGCGAAGCTCGCAACGGTACGGTTCTACGCCGACAAGATACTGCCCAAAGCGAACTCGCATCTGGAGATGATCCGCTCAGGCGCGTCCAGCGCGACGGACATCGCTGTCGAACAATTCTGAGCCGGGTTTTCAAACGAGTCGACAGAACAACAAGTCCATATCAGTTCGTCATGCAAAATATAAAATGGAGGAAAAGGTGAAGAAAGTCAGGTATCTGCCCTTGTTGACGGGGGTAATGTGCGCCGGCGCACTGGCCCAGAGTGCGGGCAGTTTCATTGCGACAGGCGGCGCCACATGGATCGACTATGGCATGTCGTCGGCAACGCCATTGCAAAGCACTTCGGCGGCCGGCACCTTTACCTCATCAGGGACGACTGGCCAGATACACAATACCTGGACGGTCGAGACGGCGTTCACCTATTTCATCACGGACAACATCGCGATCGATCTGGCTACCGGCGTGCCGCCAAAGCTCAAGCTCTACGCCCAGGGCACGGTGACGCCGTTCGGCCCCGGCGGTCCGTCCCTCGGGCTGGGCAATCTGCAACCGCTCGCGACGACCAGAGCGTGGCCGCCAATTCTGTTCCTCAAGTACTACTTTGGCGCGGCGCAGGCGAAAGTGCGTCCCTTCCTCGGCGTGGGTGTCAACTACACGTGGTATACGTCGGTCCAGCTCAATCCGACATTCAATGGTGCGTTGCACACGGTCGCGGGGCCAGGAGGGGACGTCAAGGCATCGCTGAGCCCGTCGTGGAATCCTGCATTCAACGCGGGCGTCTCCTATAACTTAAGCAAGAACTGGTACGCCACGGCATCCGTGACGTATATGCCGCTCAAGACGAACGCGACCATCACTGCCGTCGCGGCCAACGGACAAACCGTGCTGACCAACAGGACGCGTATTACCGCCAATCCGTGGATCGGTTTCGTGGGGATCGGATATCGGTTCTAGCTGAATTGTTCAGTGATGCCCTCTTCGGTGCAAGGGCGTACAACCAGGAGAGAAACATGCTGGTCACTCGATACCTGGCGAACGACCTGTTCGCCGGCAAGACCGTTTTCGTCACAGGCGGCAGCAGCGGCATCAATCTCGGCGTGGCGAAGAACTTCGCGGCCTTGGGCGCCCAAGTCGCCATCTGCGGCCGCACCCAGGAAAAGCTGGACACGGCTGCAACGGAACTGCGCGCACTCGGCGCCACGGTCTGCCCCATCGTTGCCGACGTGCGCGATTTCGCCGCGCTGGAGGCGGCTTTCGCCATGAGCAGAGCGGAACTGGGTCCCATGGACGTGCTGGTCTGCGGCGCAGCCGGCAATTTTCTGGTCCCGGCGGAGAAGCTCTCCCCGAACGGCTTCAAGACGGTTATCGACATCGATCTGCTTGGAGCCTTCAACGCGTCACGAGCGGCCTTCGAGCAGTTGAAGGAGACGCAGGGCGTCATCATCTATATTTCCGCGGGCATGGCGTACATGCCGCACGCCTTCCAGGTGCATGTGGGCGCCGCCAAGGCGGGCATCGATATGTTGATGAGAAACCTGGCGCTGGAGTGGGGGCGCTATGGTATTCGCACGAATAGCATCGTCCCCGGACCCATCGAGGGAACCGAAGGCATGAAGCGGCTGTGGAGCGCGGAGCGACACGAAGACTTCGTCAACGCCATTCCGCTGCGGCGCATGGGCACGGTGGACGACATTGGCCAGAGCGCGGTGTTTCTCGCTTCGCCGCTCGCTTCCTACATTTCCGGCTGTGTAGTCGTTTGCGATGGCGGCCAGAACCTGGCCGGTTCAGCGCTGTTCAACATGGGCGCGGAGCAGATGCTGCGTGCTCAGGTGAGGTGAAATGGCGGTGGACTTCAGAACGCGCAGCGTCAGCCGTCGTCGACGGCATTGCCACTGTGGAGATTGGTTTGAAAAGGCTTAAGTAGATTGAGTGGCAAATCCTCAGTAAGCGAATCCTAAACACAATAGTATGACTATCAGTTAGCTACCGAACATACGGGTCGTAAGCACAGTGCAATGTTTCCTGGATCAGCTTCAAAAAACATCGACAAAAGAG belongs to Paraburkholderia sp. FT54 and includes:
- a CDS encoding acyl-CoA dehydrogenase C-terminal domain-containing protein — encoded protein: MTTYIAPLRDMHFVMNELAGLDALSSLPGCEDATPELAGAVLEEAAKFATEVLAPLNKTGDEQGARLSRDGVIAADGFGAAYQQFVEGGWNGLSGDPDYGGQGLPELLHAATVEMWNSANMSFALCPLLTAGATEALRLHGSQELKAGYLPNLIGGEWTGTMNLTESQAGSDLAAVRAKAVPERDHYRLYGQKIFITWGDHDMTGNVIHLVLARTPDAPEGVRGISLFLVPKFLVNADGSLGQRNDVHCVSLEHKLGIHASPTCVMSFGDQDGAIGYLVGQENKGLAHMFTMMNEARQKVGIQGLAMAERAYQQAREYAKERIQGKPAASKSSTAVAIIQHPDVRRMLLTMKAQVEAMRGFAYVMAANADYAHRHPDATERNRYQTRVDLLIPVLKGWCTEVGQEIASLGVQVHGGMGFIEETGACQYLRDARISTIYEGTTGIQAADLVGRKLAMDQGAAMAELIAQMRQLTAELDRSADTRLVPVGTAVAAGVQALEEATAWMLRALAKDVDEALASSFDYLMLTGYVCGGWQMARAALAASKKSAAGEDPDFHEAKLATVRFYADKILPKANSHLEMIRSGASSATDIAVEQF
- a CDS encoding OmpW family outer membrane protein yields the protein MEEKVKKVRYLPLLTGVMCAGALAQSAGSFIATGGATWIDYGMSSATPLQSTSAAGTFTSSGTTGQIHNTWTVETAFTYFITDNIAIDLATGVPPKLKLYAQGTVTPFGPGGPSLGLGNLQPLATTRAWPPILFLKYYFGAAQAKVRPFLGVGVNYTWYTSVQLNPTFNGALHTVAGPGGDVKASLSPSWNPAFNAGVSYNLSKNWYATASVTYMPLKTNATITAVAANGQTVLTNRTRITANPWIGFVGIGYRF
- a CDS encoding SDR family oxidoreductase; this encodes MLVTRYLANDLFAGKTVFVTGGSSGINLGVAKNFAALGAQVAICGRTQEKLDTAATELRALGATVCPIVADVRDFAALEAAFAMSRAELGPMDVLVCGAAGNFLVPAEKLSPNGFKTVIDIDLLGAFNASRAAFEQLKETQGVIIYISAGMAYMPHAFQVHVGAAKAGIDMLMRNLALEWGRYGIRTNSIVPGPIEGTEGMKRLWSAERHEDFVNAIPLRRMGTVDDIGQSAVFLASPLASYISGCVVVCDGGQNLAGSALFNMGAEQMLRAQVR